DNA sequence from the Thermus islandicus DSM 21543 genome:
CCCGAAGAGGGGGAAGCGGCCCCGCCCCCAGGACCTCCACCCGACCCGCCACGGGGTAAAGGCGCAGGGCATCTTGGCCCAAGTCCAAAAGCTTCTGCGCCCGGGTACGCAGGTCCTCTAGAAGCTTTTCGTCTAGGTAGCACTCAAAGACCGAAAG
Encoded proteins:
- the cas2 gene encoding CRISPR-associated endonuclease Cas2, giving the protein MGKRLYAVAYDIPDDTRRIKLANLLKSYGERVQLSVFECYLDEKLLEDLRTRAQKLLDLGQDALRLYPVAGRVEVLGAGPLPPLRELAVV